The following are encoded together in the Streptomyces sp. NBC_01465 genome:
- the ftsE gene encoding cell division ATP-binding protein FtsE, which translates to MIRFDNVSKTYPKQNRPALRDVSLEVERGEFVFLVGSSGSGKSTFLRLILREERASQGQVHVLGKDLARMSNWKVPQMRRQLGNVFQDFRLLPNKTVAENVAFAQEVIGKPKGEIRKAVPQVLDLVGLGGKEDRMPGELSGGEQQRVAIARAFVNRPMLLIADEPTGNLDPQTSVGIMKLLDRINRTGTTVIMATHDQQIVDQMRKRVIELEKGRLVRDQSRGVYGYQH; encoded by the coding sequence GTGATCCGATTCGACAACGTCTCCAAGACCTACCCGAAGCAGAACCGCCCCGCCCTGCGCGACGTCTCCCTCGAAGTCGAGAGGGGAGAGTTCGTCTTCCTCGTGGGGTCCTCCGGTTCCGGCAAGTCGACCTTCCTGCGGCTGATCCTGCGTGAGGAGCGCGCCAGCCAAGGCCAGGTGCACGTCCTGGGCAAGGACCTCGCGCGGATGTCGAACTGGAAGGTGCCGCAGATGCGCCGCCAGCTCGGCAACGTCTTCCAGGACTTCCGGTTGCTGCCCAACAAGACCGTCGCCGAGAACGTGGCCTTCGCGCAGGAGGTCATCGGCAAGCCCAAGGGCGAGATCCGCAAGGCCGTCCCGCAGGTCCTCGACCTCGTCGGTCTCGGCGGCAAGGAAGACCGCATGCCGGGCGAGCTGTCCGGTGGCGAGCAGCAGCGCGTGGCCATCGCCCGCGCCTTCGTCAACCGGCCCATGCTGCTGATCGCGGACGAGCCGACCGGAAACCTCGACCCGCAGACGTCCGTCGGCATCATGAAGCTGCTCGACCGGATCAACCGGACCGGGACGACCGTCATCATGGCGACCCACGACCAGCAGATCGTCGACCAGATGCGCAAGCGCGTCATCGAACTCGAGAAGGGCCGTCTCGTACGCGACCAGTCGCGCGGCGTGTACGGCTACCAGCACTGA
- a CDS encoding S41 family peptidase, with product MSGPEFASRPRRSRRGAALTLVFASVLAASAATNAWPRDDVKSPPSGRTRNVADSTPSTVSPQALDKAAADAVADGKSGTEAAEEVVSRSGDRWGAVYDRGEYEEFEQALDGTYTGVGLGARRAGDGRIEVSTVQPGGPAALAGVRAGDRIRTIDGRRVDASPVTDVVSELRGDGDSGTSGAKGSSASPGTPVTLGLQRGTHTWTRTLRRARLSTEAVTVRSLADGATMIKVTAFTKGSGERVRDAVEESAGGILLDLRGNAGGLVTEATAAASAFLDGGLVATYDVHGKQRALYAEDGGDTVRPLVVLVDGGTMSAAELLTGALQDLGRAITVGTRTFGKGSVQMPSRLQDGSVAELTVGHYRTPAGHAVDGVGITPDLVAGDRAEARAETVLSGLGGGS from the coding sequence ATGTCCGGCCCGGAATTCGCTTCCAGGCCCCGCCGCTCCCGCCGCGGGGCGGCCCTGACATTGGTCTTCGCGAGCGTCCTCGCCGCCTCCGCCGCGACGAACGCCTGGCCCCGGGACGACGTGAAATCGCCGCCGTCCGGCCGGACCCGCAACGTCGCCGATTCCACCCCCAGCACCGTCTCCCCGCAGGCCCTCGACAAGGCCGCAGCGGACGCCGTCGCCGACGGCAAGTCCGGTACGGAGGCCGCCGAGGAGGTCGTCAGCCGCAGCGGGGACCGCTGGGGCGCGGTGTACGACCGCGGGGAGTACGAGGAGTTCGAACAAGCCCTGGACGGTACGTACACGGGCGTCGGGCTCGGCGCGCGGCGCGCGGGGGACGGGCGCATCGAGGTCTCCACCGTCCAGCCGGGCGGGCCCGCCGCGCTGGCGGGGGTACGGGCCGGGGACCGGATCCGTACGATCGACGGCCGGCGCGTGGACGCCAGCCCTGTCACCGACGTTGTCTCGGAACTGCGCGGGGACGGCGACTCCGGTACCTCGGGTGCGAAGGGCTCTTCCGCCTCACCCGGTACGCCCGTGACACTCGGGCTGCAGCGCGGCACCCACACCTGGACGCGAACGCTCCGCCGGGCCCGGCTCTCGACCGAGGCCGTGACCGTGCGGTCCCTGGCCGACGGCGCCACGATGATCAAGGTCACCGCCTTCACCAAGGGCTCGGGCGAGCGGGTACGGGACGCCGTGGAGGAGTCGGCCGGCGGCATACTGCTCGATCTGCGCGGCAATGCCGGAGGGCTGGTCACGGAGGCCACCGCCGCCGCATCCGCCTTCCTCGACGGCGGTCTGGTCGCCACGTACGACGTCCACGGCAAGCAGCGCGCGCTGTACGCGGAGGACGGCGGTGACACCGTCAGACCCCTGGTGGTCCTGGTCGACGGCGGCACGATGAGCGCCGCCGAGCTGCTGACCGGTGCGCTGCAGGACCTGGGGCGGGCCATCACGGTCGGCACCCGTACCTTCGGCAAGGGCTCGGTGCAGATGCCGAGCAGGCTGCAGGACGGTTCAGTCGCCGAGCTGACCGTCGGGCACTACCGCACTCCGGCCGGTCATGCGGTCGACGGGGTGGGCATCACGCCCGACCTGGTGGCGGGCGATCGGGCCGAGGCGAGAGCCGAGACAGTATTGAGTGGCCTCGGGGGTGGGTCCTAG
- a CDS encoding bifunctional polysaccharide deacetylase/glycosyltransferase family 2 protein yields MRLLLPPLFLVALFAMLLVRGYVHNEIVPDHRIRPEAGTGEVPDRILDGGPVIDARSRSHPTSLQIPDHRLVLTFDDGPDPKWTPKILDELKKHHAHAVFFVTGANASRYPDLVRRMVDEGHEVGVHTFNHPDLSYQSKSRIDWELSQTQLALAGAAGIRSSLFRPPYSSFADAIDDENWPVIQYVGSRGYITALDSTDSEDWQKPGIAKIVENATPAGGKGAVVLMHDAGGDRAETVAALDRFLPELQAQGYKFTNLTDALGAPSAHTPVTGLALWKGKAFVTVVGVSERATDILVVCLAVIGVLVFVRFGLMLILAAVHARRVRRRGFRWGPEVTRPVSVVVPAYNERECIANTVRSLAASDHRIEIIVVDDGSTDGTADIVDALRMPYVRVVRQRNAGKPAALNNGIAHARYDLVVMMDGDTVFEPSTVRELVQPFGDPRVGAVAGNAKVGNRDSLIGAWQHIEYVMGFNLDRRMYDMLGCMPTIPGAVGAFRRDALDRVGGMSEDTLAEDTDITMALHRDGWRVVYAENARAWTEAPESVQQLWSQRYRWSYGTMQAIWKHRHAVVESGASGRFGRVGLPLVSLFMVLAPLLAPLIDVFLLYGLVFGPTARTAAAWGAVLALQAVCAAYAFRLDRERLTHLVSLPLQQILYRQLMYVVLLQSWITALTGGRLRWQKLRRTGVVEAPGSIPQRRPVA; encoded by the coding sequence ATGCGGCTGCTGCTGCCGCCGCTCTTTCTGGTCGCGCTCTTCGCGATGCTGCTCGTCCGCGGATACGTCCACAACGAGATCGTTCCGGACCACCGGATCCGCCCCGAAGCAGGGACCGGGGAGGTGCCCGACCGGATCCTCGACGGCGGACCGGTCATCGACGCACGTTCCCGGTCCCACCCCACCAGCCTGCAGATCCCGGACCACAGGCTGGTGCTGACCTTCGACGACGGGCCCGACCCGAAGTGGACGCCGAAGATCCTGGATGAGCTGAAGAAGCACCACGCGCATGCGGTCTTCTTCGTCACCGGCGCCAACGCCTCGCGCTATCCGGACCTCGTGCGGCGGATGGTCGACGAAGGGCACGAGGTGGGGGTGCACACCTTCAACCACCCTGATCTCTCCTACCAGTCGAAGAGCCGCATAGACTGGGAGCTCTCCCAGACCCAGCTCGCCCTCGCGGGCGCCGCCGGCATCCGCTCCTCGCTCTTCCGGCCGCCGTACTCCTCCTTCGCCGACGCGATCGACGACGAGAACTGGCCGGTCATCCAGTACGTCGGCAGCCGCGGATACATCACCGCGCTCGACTCCACCGACAGCGAGGACTGGCAGAAGCCCGGCATCGCGAAGATCGTCGAGAATGCGACGCCCGCCGGTGGCAAGGGCGCCGTGGTGCTGATGCACGACGCGGGCGGCGACCGTGCCGAGACCGTCGCCGCGCTCGACCGCTTCCTGCCCGAACTCCAGGCGCAGGGCTACAAGTTCACCAATCTCACCGATGCGCTCGGCGCCCCCAGCGCGCACACCCCGGTCACCGGGCTCGCCCTCTGGAAGGGCAAGGCCTTCGTCACCGTCGTCGGCGTCTCGGAGCGTGCCACCGACATCCTGGTCGTCTGCCTCGCCGTCATCGGCGTCCTGGTCTTCGTCCGCTTCGGGCTGATGCTGATCCTCGCCGCCGTCCACGCGCGGCGGGTGCGCCGGCGCGGATTCCGCTGGGGGCCCGAGGTCACCCGGCCCGTCTCGGTCGTCGTCCCCGCGTACAACGAGCGCGAATGCATCGCCAACACGGTCCGCTCCCTCGCCGCGAGCGATCACCGCATCGAGATCATCGTCGTCGACGACGGGTCGACCGACGGCACCGCGGACATCGTCGACGCGCTCCGGATGCCGTACGTGAGAGTCGTGCGCCAGCGCAATGCGGGCAAGCCCGCCGCCCTCAACAACGGGATCGCGCACGCCCGTTACGACCTCGTCGTGATGATGGACGGCGACACGGTCTTCGAGCCGTCGACCGTACGCGAACTCGTCCAGCCCTTCGGCGACCCGCGCGTCGGCGCCGTCGCGGGCAACGCCAAGGTCGGCAACCGCGACTCGCTCATCGGGGCCTGGCAGCACATCGAGTACGTCATGGGCTTCAATCTCGACCGCCGCATGTACGACATGCTCGGCTGCATGCCCACCATCCCCGGCGCGGTCGGCGCCTTCCGCCGCGACGCCCTCGACCGGGTCGGCGGCATGAGCGAGGACACCCTCGCCGAGGACACCGACATCACCATGGCGCTGCACCGCGACGGCTGGCGCGTCGTGTACGCGGAGAACGCGCGCGCCTGGACCGAGGCCCCCGAGTCCGTGCAGCAGCTCTGGTCGCAGCGCTACCGGTGGTCGTACGGCACCATGCAGGCCATCTGGAAGCACCGCCACGCGGTCGTCGAGAGCGGGGCGTCCGGGCGCTTCGGACGGGTCGGGCTGCCGCTCGTCTCCCTCTTCATGGTGCTTGCCCCGCTGCTCGCGCCCCTGATCGACGTCTTCCTCCTGTACGGCCTCGTCTTCGGGCCCACCGCCCGAACTGCCGCCGCCTGGGGGGCGGTTCTGGCCCTGCAGGCCGTCTGTGCCGCGTACGCCTTCCGGCTCGACCGCGAGCGGCTCACCCATCTCGTCTCGCTCCCGCTGCAGCAGATCCTCTACCGGCAGCTGATGTACGTCGTGCTGCTCCAGTCGTGGATCACCGCTCTCACCGGCGGCCGGCTGCGCTGGCAGAAGCTCCGCCGTACCGGAGTGGTCGAGGCGCCGGGCTCGATCCCGCAACGGAGGCCGGTCGCATGA
- a CDS encoding LacI family DNA-binding transcriptional regulator — translation MVKITDVARHAGVSPSTVSYALSGKRPITEDTRRRIEESIRELGYRPHAGARALASSRTNVIALMIPLRAGVHVPVVMQFAAAVVTAARAYDQDVMLLTQEEGEDGLRRMADTAMADATIVMDVQLHDPRAQLLRTLPLPSVLIGFPADPSGLTCVDLDFRAAGEACVDHLAAQGHRRIALIGSPPAVYARETGFAERVVQGFTTAAGRHGLTTSFHPCEPTPEAAQDLARRLLSESPAPTGLVIHNEPLIKPLTEAFHSLGLRIPEDLALTAICPDETAEQAPVPVTSVAIPATEVGEKAVELLMRKLDGVPVPGATRLAPRLTRRASSR, via the coding sequence ATGGTGAAGATCACGGACGTGGCGCGGCATGCAGGGGTCTCCCCCAGCACGGTCTCGTACGCACTGAGCGGCAAACGCCCCATCACCGAGGACACCCGACGCCGCATCGAGGAGAGCATCCGCGAACTCGGCTACCGCCCGCACGCCGGCGCCCGGGCCCTCGCGAGCAGCCGTACGAACGTCATCGCGCTGATGATCCCCCTCCGCGCGGGCGTCCACGTCCCGGTGGTGATGCAGTTCGCGGCCGCGGTCGTCACGGCGGCCCGCGCGTACGACCAGGACGTCATGCTCCTCACCCAGGAGGAGGGCGAGGACGGCTTGCGCCGGATGGCCGACACGGCCATGGCCGACGCGACGATCGTGATGGACGTCCAACTCCACGACCCTCGCGCCCAGTTGCTCCGTACGCTCCCCCTCCCCTCGGTCCTGATCGGCTTCCCGGCCGACCCCTCGGGCCTCACCTGCGTCGACCTGGACTTCCGCGCGGCGGGCGAGGCCTGCGTCGACCACCTGGCCGCCCAGGGGCACCGCAGGATCGCCCTGATCGGCTCGCCCCCCGCCGTGTACGCACGCGAGACCGGCTTCGCCGAGCGCGTGGTCCAGGGCTTCACCACGGCGGCCGGCCGCCACGGCCTCACCACGTCGTTCCACCCCTGCGAACCGACTCCGGAGGCGGCACAGGACCTGGCCCGCCGCCTCCTGTCCGAAAGTCCCGCGCCCACGGGCCTGGTGATCCACAACGAGCCCCTGATCAAGCCCCTGACGGAGGCGTTCCACTCCCTGGGCCTGCGGATCCCCGAGGACCTGGCCCTCACGGCGATCTGCCCCGACGAAACAGCCGAGCAGGCCCCCGTCCCCGTCACCTCGGTCGCGATCCCGGCGACGGAGGTCGGTGAGAAGGCCGTAGAACTCCTGATGCGAAAGCTGGACGGCGTACCCGTCCCGGGGGCAACGCGCCTCGCGCCGCGCCTGACCCGCCGCGCCTCAAGCCGATGA
- the ftsX gene encoding permease-like cell division protein FtsX: protein MRAQFVLSEIGVGLRRNLTMTFAVVVSVALSLALFGGALMMSDQVNKMKDYWYDKVNVSIYLCSKGDAETFTKCAKGAVTEAQKTAIKADLDKMTDLVETVTYESSDEAYKHYQDQFKGTPMASSITPDQLQESYRVKLKDPSKYKVIATAFAGRDGVQSVQDQRGILENLFALLNGMKVAAFAVMGLMLVIALMLIINTVRVSAFSRRRETGIMRLVGASSFYIQTPFIMEAAVAGLIGGVVACGMLAAGRFFTVSHGLMLQDKLNLIHFIGWSEVITKFPLVLAISVLMPALAASFVLRKYLKV, encoded by the coding sequence ATGCGCGCCCAGTTCGTCCTGTCGGAGATCGGCGTAGGTCTCCGCCGCAATCTGACGATGACCTTCGCCGTCGTCGTTTCCGTCGCTCTTTCCCTTGCTCTGTTCGGCGGGGCGCTCATGATGAGCGACCAGGTCAACAAGATGAAGGATTACTGGTACGACAAGGTCAACGTCTCCATCTACCTGTGCAGCAAGGGCGATGCGGAGACGTTCACCAAGTGTGCCAAGGGTGCCGTCACCGAGGCGCAGAAGACCGCCATCAAGGCCGACCTGGACAAGATGACCGATCTTGTCGAGACGGTGACGTACGAGTCCAGCGACGAGGCGTACAAGCACTACCAGGACCAGTTCAAGGGCACTCCGATGGCGTCGTCCATCACCCCTGACCAGCTCCAGGAGTCGTACCGCGTCAAGCTCAAGGACCCGTCCAAGTACAAGGTGATCGCGACCGCGTTCGCAGGGCGGGACGGTGTGCAGTCCGTCCAGGACCAGCGAGGGATTCTGGAGAATCTCTTCGCCTTGCTCAACGGCATGAAGGTCGCCGCGTTCGCCGTGATGGGGCTGATGCTGGTCATTGCGCTGATGCTCATCATCAACACCGTGCGCGTCTCCGCCTTCAGCCGGCGCAGAGAGACCGGCATCATGCGGCTCGTCGGTGCGTCCAGCTTCTACATCCAGACGCCGTTCATCATGGAGGCCGCCGTCGCGGGGCTCATCGGCGGTGTCGTCGCCTGCGGCATGCTGGCCGCGGGGCGGTTCTTCACCGTCTCGCACGGGCTGATGCTGCAGGACAAGCTCAACCTGATCCACTTCATCGGCTGGAGCGAGGTCATCACCAAGTTCCCGCTGGTGCTCGCGATCAGTGTGCTGATGCCGGCGCTGGCCGCCTCCTTCGTGCTGCGCAAGTACCTGAAGGTGTGA
- the smpB gene encoding SsrA-binding protein SmpB, with amino-acid sequence MAKETGRKLVAQHKKARHDYHILDTYECGLVLTGTEVKSLRQGRASLVDGFVQIDNGEAWLHNVHVPEYTQGTWTNHSARRKRKLLMHRAEIDKLESKANESGHTIVPLALYFKDGRAKVEIALAKGKKEYDKRQTLREKQDTRETNRAVAAVRRQQRSQHG; translated from the coding sequence ATGGCTAAGGAAACAGGGCGGAAGCTGGTCGCCCAGCACAAGAAGGCGCGGCACGACTACCACATTCTGGACACCTACGAGTGCGGTCTCGTACTGACCGGCACCGAGGTGAAGTCGCTGCGGCAGGGGCGGGCCTCGCTGGTCGACGGGTTCGTCCAGATCGACAACGGTGAGGCGTGGCTGCACAACGTCCACGTCCCCGAGTACACCCAGGGCACCTGGACCAACCACAGCGCGCGGCGCAAGCGGAAGCTGCTGATGCACCGGGCCGAGATCGACAAGCTGGAGTCCAAGGCGAACGAGTCGGGTCACACGATCGTGCCCCTCGCTCTGTACTTCAAGGACGGCCGGGCCAAGGTCGAGATCGCGCTGGCCAAGGGCAAGAAGGAGTACGACAAGCGGCAGACGCTGCGCGAGAAGCAGGACACCCGCGAGACGAACCGGGCGGTCGCGGCGGTGCGCAGGCAGCAGCGGAGCCAGCACGGCTAA
- a CDS encoding LysR family transcriptional regulator codes for MPHDIDPRLLRAFLAVAEDLHFTRAAARLYVAQQALSRDIQRLERELGCVLFVRTTRQVSLTEDGLRLLPYARRVLGAYDELSAAWADGVRPLLVDVGAPVGTAFELLQHVRELAPGLEFVARFHSGLTGAAAEIAAGRLDVSAGRIAGLPEALRGALEHRPLRYERMAVLLPDGHPLAALEQVPLGALSGETLYAAAGNPATAEWTDLAERLFDGRGILLAAPYPEIDGAEEFVRVIRKRGWSVLASTEFIAVEGMVLRPLVDPVPLSPISLVWRKGLRHPALDAIREAADALVAERGWLKRPPGAWIPVVDRTYM; via the coding sequence GTGCCCCACGACATAGACCCCCGGCTGCTCCGCGCCTTCCTCGCCGTTGCCGAGGACCTTCACTTCACCCGCGCCGCCGCCCGCCTCTATGTCGCCCAGCAAGCCCTGAGCCGTGACATCCAGCGGCTCGAGCGTGAGCTCGGGTGTGTGCTCTTCGTGCGGACCACCCGGCAGGTCTCCCTCACCGAGGACGGTCTGCGCCTCCTGCCCTACGCCCGTCGCGTCCTCGGCGCCTACGACGAGCTCTCCGCCGCCTGGGCCGACGGGGTGCGGCCGCTCCTCGTCGATGTGGGGGCTCCTGTCGGGACCGCCTTTGAACTCCTTCAGCACGTACGGGAGTTGGCTCCCGGCCTCGAGTTCGTCGCCCGCTTTCACAGTGGGCTCACCGGGGCCGCCGCCGAGATCGCCGCCGGGCGGCTCGATGTGTCGGCCGGGCGCATCGCCGGGCTTCCCGAGGCGCTGCGCGGCGCGCTGGAGCACCGGCCCCTCCGCTACGAGCGGATGGCCGTCCTCCTTCCCGACGGGCATCCACTGGCCGCCCTGGAGCAGGTTCCGCTCGGTGCGCTCAGTGGAGAGACCCTTTACGCCGCCGCCGGCAATCCCGCCACCGCCGAGTGGACCGACCTCGCCGAGCGGCTGTTCGACGGGCGGGGGATCCTGCTTGCCGCGCCCTATCCCGAGATCGACGGCGCGGAGGAGTTCGTGCGCGTCATCCGGAAGCGGGGGTGGTCCGTGCTGGCCAGCACCGAGTTCATCGCCGTCGAGGGCATGGTGCTGCGGCCCCTCGTGGATCCCGTGCCGCTGTCCCCGATCTCCCTCGTATGGCGAAAAGGTTTGCGGCATCCGGCACTCGATGCGATTCGAGAGGCCGCAGATGCGCTGGTCGCCGAGCGCGGGTGGCTGAAGCGGCCCCCGGGAGCGTGGATTCCGGTCGTTGACCGGACGTACATGTGA
- a CDS encoding acyltransferase family protein gives MSSTQRHVSVPAARRSHKAERPAARAAAPGRDRYLDLLRSVALFRVVFYHLFGWGWLSVVFPSMGVMFALAGSLMARSLSRPALGVVRGRLRRLLPPMWAFGAVMLTTMLYAGWRPSWTKLLMYVLPVGAPGYPDTLGDDGGLFDATWPDQAVGPLWYIRAYLWFVLLSPLLLKAFRRMPWPTLLAPLGLTALLSTGLVSVPGEPGLALTDFAVFGSCWMLGFAHQDGLLQRVPRYFLVSCAVPVMVFGLWWASGHLGPDGWDLNDIPLAQAAWSFGACAILLAYSPSWQQLPGRLAKFDKWITLSNNRAVTIYLWHNTLIMATVPLIDQLYNIPWLDDHFDAQLTSLSSVLMFVLVWPLIGLMILAVGWIEDVAAKRRPRLWPTGGGKKTLVDQAGSPGR, from the coding sequence ATGAGCAGTACGCAACGCCACGTCAGCGTCCCGGCCGCCCGCCGCAGCCACAAGGCGGAGCGGCCCGCCGCGCGTGCCGCCGCCCCCGGCCGCGACCGCTACCTCGACCTGCTCCGGTCCGTCGCCCTCTTCCGGGTCGTCTTCTACCACCTGTTCGGCTGGGGCTGGCTGTCGGTCGTCTTCCCGTCCATGGGTGTGATGTTCGCCCTCGCCGGCTCCCTGATGGCCCGCTCCCTCTCGCGCCCCGCGCTCGGCGTGGTCCGCGGCAGGCTGCGGCGGCTGCTGCCGCCGATGTGGGCGTTCGGGGCGGTGATGCTGACGACGATGCTGTACGCGGGGTGGCGGCCGTCGTGGACCAAACTGCTGATGTACGTCCTGCCGGTCGGCGCCCCCGGCTACCCCGACACGCTCGGCGACGACGGCGGGCTCTTCGACGCCACCTGGCCCGACCAGGCGGTGGGCCCGCTCTGGTACATCCGCGCCTATCTGTGGTTCGTGCTGCTCTCCCCGCTGCTGCTGAAGGCGTTCCGCCGGATGCCGTGGCCGACGCTCCTCGCCCCGCTCGGCCTGACCGCGCTGCTCTCCACCGGACTGGTCTCGGTTCCCGGCGAACCGGGGCTCGCGCTCACGGACTTCGCGGTCTTCGGCTCCTGCTGGATGCTGGGCTTCGCCCACCAGGACGGGCTGCTGCAGCGGGTGCCGCGCTACTTCCTGGTGTCGTGTGCCGTCCCGGTGATGGTCTTCGGTCTGTGGTGGGCCTCGGGCCATCTCGGGCCCGACGGCTGGGACTTGAACGACATTCCTCTCGCCCAGGCGGCGTGGTCGTTCGGGGCGTGCGCGATCCTGCTCGCGTACTCGCCCTCGTGGCAGCAACTGCCGGGCAGACTCGCCAAGTTCGACAAGTGGATCACTCTGTCGAACAACCGGGCGGTGACGATCTACCTCTGGCACAACACGCTGATCATGGCGACGGTGCCGCTGATCGACCAGCTGTACAACATCCCCTGGCTGGACGATCATTTCGACGCCCAGCTCACCTCCCTGTCGAGCGTGCTGATGTTCGTTCTGGTCTGGCCGCTCATCGGGCTGATGATCCTGGCCGTGGGGTGGATCGAGGACGTCGCGGCAAAGCGGCGGCCGCGGCTGTGGCCGACGGGTGGGGGCAAGAAAACCCTGGTTGACCAGGCAGGAAGCCCCGGGCGATAG
- a CDS encoding MFS transporter, with amino-acid sequence MPQTTTTTPPTTPTRTTPVTPYRRLLSTPGARAFTLGNLIARLPMGMFSVSAVFMIASAHDSYALAGAVTATGLAATAAVAPWTARLIDRHGQARVAVPATLFAALGSLALLLCVHFDAPTWTLFLSYAATATTPNTGGMSRARWAHLHRDDPATLHTANSFEQAVDELCFMTGPVIAAFLCSALFPEAGTLIGAILLVTGILTFAAQRSTEPPPTARTTTTRSPIRTPGFPALLAVFLCTGAVFGAMEVTTIAFADAQNHKSSAGAVLALQAAGSCAAGLLYGTLRPSPNVPRRLLACLAAMTALMTAPLTAASTTTSLIPLAAALLLAGAATAPTMVTGMTLVQRLTPQGQLNEGMTLAVTALLGGIATGSATAGHLIDSTTPATAFLTPVAAAALALLLCALTVTRADKRPIPED; translated from the coding sequence ATGCCGCAAACGACCACCACAACACCCCCCACCACCCCCACCCGCACAACCCCCGTCACCCCCTACCGCCGCCTCCTCTCCACCCCCGGCGCCCGCGCCTTCACCCTAGGCAACCTCATCGCCCGCCTCCCCATGGGCATGTTCAGCGTGAGCGCCGTCTTCATGATCGCGAGCGCCCACGACTCCTACGCCCTCGCAGGCGCGGTCACCGCCACCGGCCTCGCAGCCACCGCGGCCGTCGCGCCCTGGACCGCCCGTCTCATCGACCGCCACGGCCAGGCCCGAGTAGCCGTCCCAGCAACCCTGTTCGCCGCCCTCGGCTCCCTCGCCCTCCTCCTCTGCGTCCACTTCGACGCCCCCACCTGGACCCTCTTCCTCTCCTACGCGGCGACAGCCACCACCCCCAACACCGGCGGCATGTCCCGCGCCCGCTGGGCCCACCTCCACCGCGACGACCCCGCGACCCTCCACACGGCCAACTCCTTCGAGCAGGCCGTCGACGAACTCTGCTTCATGACCGGCCCGGTGATCGCCGCCTTCCTCTGCTCGGCGCTCTTCCCCGAAGCAGGAACCCTCATCGGCGCGATCCTCCTCGTCACCGGCATCCTGACCTTCGCCGCCCAGCGCTCCACCGAACCCCCGCCCACCGCCCGCACCACAACCACCCGCTCCCCGATCCGCACCCCCGGCTTCCCCGCCCTCCTCGCCGTCTTCCTCTGCACGGGCGCGGTCTTCGGCGCGATGGAGGTCACGACGATCGCCTTCGCCGACGCCCAGAACCACAAATCATCGGCAGGAGCGGTCCTCGCCCTCCAAGCAGCCGGCTCCTGCGCGGCAGGCCTCCTCTACGGCACCCTGCGCCCCTCCCCGAACGTCCCCCGCCGCCTCCTGGCCTGCCTGGCCGCGATGACGGCCCTGATGACGGCGCCCCTCACAGCAGCCAGTACGACCACCTCCCTCATCCCCCTGGCAGCCGCCCTCCTCCTCGCAGGCGCGGCAACGGCCCCCACGATGGTCACCGGCATGACGTTGGTCCAACGCCTCACCCCCCAGGGCCAGTTGAACGAAGGGATGACCCTCGCAGTCACCGCACTTCTGGGCGGCATAGCGACAGGCTCAGCGACAGCGGGCCACCTCATCGACAGCACCACCCCCGCCACCGCCTTCCTCACCCCGGTCGCCGCGGCAGCCCTGGCCCTGCTCCTCTGCGCACTCACCGTGACCCGCGCCGACAAGCGCCCCATCCCCGAGGACTAG
- a CDS encoding pentapeptide repeat-containing protein, producing MTEAPAPAALRGDCANCFGLCCVALPFAVSADFAVTKPAGKPCANLQQDFRCGIHTRLRDQGFSGCTVYDCFGAGQKVSQVTFGSKDWRQAPDTAPQMFGVFPVVRQLHELLFYVTEALALEPARPLHPELRLLRDETEALTLLGPDALAALDVGAQRQKVNALLLKASSLVRGNPGKKKNRRGADLMGARLRKADLRGADLRGAYLIAADLSGADLRTADLIGADLRDTNLAGADLTGAFFLTQPQLNAARGDSVTKLPKALVRPAHWG from the coding sequence ATGACCGAAGCCCCCGCCCCCGCCGCCCTCCGCGGTGACTGCGCCAACTGCTTCGGGCTCTGCTGCGTGGCCCTTCCCTTCGCCGTCTCCGCCGACTTCGCCGTCACCAAGCCCGCCGGGAAGCCCTGCGCCAACCTCCAGCAGGACTTCCGCTGCGGGATCCACACCCGCCTCCGCGACCAGGGCTTCTCCGGCTGCACGGTGTACGACTGTTTCGGCGCCGGCCAGAAGGTCTCCCAGGTCACCTTCGGCTCCAAGGACTGGCGGCAGGCCCCCGACACCGCGCCGCAGATGTTCGGGGTCTTCCCCGTCGTACGCCAGCTCCACGAGCTCCTCTTCTACGTCACCGAGGCCCTGGCCCTGGAGCCCGCCCGCCCCCTCCACCCTGAACTCCGCCTTCTGCGCGACGAGACCGAGGCCCTCACCCTCCTCGGGCCCGACGCGCTCGCCGCCCTCGACGTCGGCGCCCAGCGGCAGAAGGTCAACGCCCTTCTCCTGAAGGCCAGTTCGCTCGTCCGCGGCAACCCCGGCAAGAAGAAGAACCGGCGCGGCGCCGACCTCATGGGCGCCCGTCTCCGCAAGGCCGATCTGCGCGGCGCCGACCTCCGGGGCGCCTATCTCATCGCCGCCGACCTCTCCGGCGCCGACCTCCGTACCGCCGACCTCATCGGCGCGGACCTGCGCGACACCAACCTCGCCGGGGCGGACCTCACCGGAGCCTTCTTCCTCACCCAGCCGCAGCTGAACGCGGCCCGCGGCGACTCCGTCACCAAGCTGCCCAAGGCGCTCGTGCGCCCGGCGCACTGGGGCTGA